From the genome of Vitis riparia cultivar Riparia Gloire de Montpellier isolate 1030 chromosome 2, EGFV_Vit.rip_1.0, whole genome shotgun sequence, one region includes:
- the LOC117928618 gene encoding cellulose synthase-like protein G3, which produces MGGGEPTERKSTGSHGLPLLHTRALMRRTPANRVFAVVYLCVILALLYHHFIALLHSASIVSFLILLADAVLAFMWVTTLAFRMCPTERQIFIEHLEHYAKESNYPGLDVFICTADPYKEPPIDVVNTALSVMAYDYPTEKLSVYVSDDGGSQLTLFAFMEAARFASHWLPYCKKNKIVERCPKAYFASNPSWFPETDQIKSMYERMRDRVENVVKRGSISHHYIPNQREIEALSRWTDEFTPQNHPPVIQVLIECGKDKDITGHGMPNLVYISREKRMDSPHHFKAGALNVLLRVSATMTNAPVILTLDSDMYSNDPQTPLRVLCYLLDPSMDPKLGYVQFPQIFHGINKSDIYGGELRHVFQVQMSGMDGLAGPQHVGSGGFFRRKIFFGGPSETPEMNQDQLTNKSIRSNVALAMAHHVAGCNFENQTKWGTKMGFRYGSLVEDLYTSHQLQCEGWKSINCKPKRPAFLGNSPLNLHELLNQTTRWSVGLLEIAFCKYSPIIYGVRSINLLSGLGFAYYAFWPFWSIPLTIYAFLPQLALLNSASIFPRVSDPWFFIYVFLFLGAYGQDNLEFILSGGTTVRWWNNQRMWMMRGLSSFSFGWIEYFLKSIGISTFGFKVTSKVVQEEQSKRYKQGIFEFGVASPLFLPLTTAAIINLASFLRGIALVLKQGRVEDLLLQMLLAGFGMVNCWPIYEAMVLRTDEGKLPVKITLISIVLAWALYRLLASSMAF; this is translated from the exons ATGGGAGGGGGAGAGCCGACCGAGAGGAAGAGCACCGGCAGCCATGGCCTTCCTCTTCTTCACACAAGGGCGCTCATGCGTCGGACCCCAGCAAACCGAGTATTCGCAGTTGTATATTTGTGTGTCATCTTGGCTCTGCTATATCACCATTTCATTGCTCTACTCCATTCCGCTTCCATAGTCTCCTTCCTCATTCTTCTAGCTGACGCAGTGCTGGCTTTCATGTGGGTAACTACTCTGGCTTTTCGCATGTGTCCCACAGAACGTCAGATTTTCATTGAACACCTTGAGCATTATGCCAAGGAGAGTAATTACCCGGGTTTGGATGTGTTTATATGCACTGCTGATCCATATAAGGAGCCACCGATTGATGTGGTGAACACTGCTCTGTCTGTGATGGCATACGATTATCCAACAGAGAAGCTGTCGGTATATGTGTCGGATGATGGCGGTTCCCAGCTGACTCTCTTTGCTTTTATGGAGGCTGCAAGGTTTGCCTCCCACTGGCTACCCTACTGTAAGAAGAACAAGATTGTAGAGAGGTGCCCCAAAGCTTATTTTGCGTCCAACCCCTCATGGTTCCCTGAGACCGATCAGATTAAG TCGATGTACGAGAGGATGAGAGATAGGGTGGAGAATGTGGTCAAGAGAGGAAGCATTAGCCACCATTATATCCCCAATCAAAGAGAAATCGAAGCGCTCAGTAGATGGACTGATGAATTTACACCTCAGAATCATCCTCCTGTGATTCAG GTTTTAATAGAGTGTGGCAAAGACAAGGACATCACTGGCCATGGCATGCCAAACCTCGTATACATCTCTAGAGAAAAAAGAATGGATTCCCCACATCACTTCAAGGCCGGTGCCCTTAACGTCCTA CTTCGAGTATCAGCCACCATGACAAACGCACCAGTGATCTTGACCCTAGACAGCGACATGTACTCCAATGATCCACAGACACCTCTTCGCGTGCTGTGCTATCTTTTAGACCCTTCAATGGATCCAAAACTTGGGTATGTTCAGTTTCCGCAGATCTTCCATGGGATCAACAAGAGTGATATATATGGTGGTGAACTAAGGCATGTGTTTCAAGTTCAAATGTCCGGAATGGATGGGTTGGCAGGCCCTCAACATGTAGGTTCTGGAGGTTTTTTCCGGCGAAAAATCTTCTTTGGTGGCCCATCAGAAACCCCAGAAATGAACCAGGATCAACTGACGAACAAATCGATCAGGTCCAATGTAGCTTTAGCGATGGCTCACCATGTTGCAGGCTGCAATTTTGAGAACCAAACCAAGTGGGGCACCAAG ATGGGCTTTAGGTATGGTTCTTTGGTTGAGGACTTGTACACGAGCCATCAGCTGCAATGTGAGGGATGGAAATCCATTAACTGCAAACCCAAAAGGCCTGCATTTCTGGGAAATTCACCCCTCAACCTCCATGAGTTGCTGAATCAAACTACCCGTTGGTCGGTCGGCCTCCTTGAAATAGCCTTCTGCAAATATAGCCCGATCATCTATGGAGTCCGGTCCATAAACCTTTTGTCAGGGCTAGGTTTTGCTTATTATGCCTTCTGGCCTTTTTGGTCGATTCCCCTTACCATCTATGCCTTTCTCCCTCAGCTGGCTCTGCTCAATTCCGCCTCAATCTTCCCACGG GTCTCAGATCCTTGGTTTTTCATCTATGTATTCCTTTTCCTTGGAGCCTATGGACAAGATAATCTGGAGTTCATATTATCCGGGGGGACAACGGTAAGGTGGTGGAACAATCAGAGAATGTGGATGATGAGAGGACTCTCAAGTTTCTCATTTGGGTGGATTGAatacttcctgaagtccatcgGGATTTCGACTTTCGGGTTTAAAGTGACAAGCAAGGTGGTTCAAGAGGAGCAAAGCAAGCGATACAAGCAAGGGATCTTCGAGTTTGGAGTTGCATCACCCTTGTTCTTGCCACTAACAACAGCAGCCATAATCAACCTGGCCTCATTCCTAAGGGGCATTGCACTAGTCTTAAAACAAGGAAGGGTTGAAGATCTACTTCTGCAGATGTTGTTAGCTGGTTTCGGAATGGTGAACTGCTGGCCCATATATGAAGCCATGGTGTTGAGGACTGATGAAGGGAAATTGCCAGTGAAGATCACATTGATCTCAATTGTTCTAGCATGGGCTCTTTACAGATTATTAGCATCTTCCATGGCATTTTGA
- the LOC117930854 gene encoding cellulose synthase-like protein G3: MAGTQRLPLHTQMLMPRAGINRAFALLYSCAILALLYHHFIDLLQSTSMVSVFLLLADSVLAFMWVTAQAFRMYPTHRQVFVEHLEHYVKESDYPGLDVFICTADPYKEPPMDVANTALSVMACDYPTEKLSVYVSDDGGSKLTLFAFMEAARFAAHWLPYCRKNKVVERCPKVHFGSSNPSRFPETDQIKMMYESMRVRVENVVKRGSISHDYITKEGESEALSRWTDGFTPQNHPPVVQVLLEHGKDKDVTGHGMPNLVYISREKSTDSPHRFKAGALNVLLRVSATMTNAPVILTLDSDMYSNDPQTPLRALCYLLDPSMDPKLGYVQFPQVFHEINKNDIYGGELRHVSEVHMPGMDGLAGPLHVGSGGFFRRRVFYGCPSETLEMNRDRQVSHSIKSREVLAMAHHVAGCKYENQTEWGRTMGFRYGSLVEDVYTSCLLQCEGWKSIYCNPKWPAFLGKSPINLHDSLNQTMRWSVGLLEIAFSRYSPITFGVQSISLLSGLCFAHYTFWAIWAIPVTIYAFLPQLALLNSASIFPKISDPWCWLYVVLFLGAYGQDYLEFVLSGGPTQRWWNHQRAWMMRGLSSFTFGLVEYLLKYVGISTFGFNVTSKVVEEEQSKRYQQGIFEFGVPSPVFLPLTTTAIINLVAFLSGIAQAGRQRSIEDVFLQLFLAGFAVVNCWPVYEAMAWRRDQGKLPLKITVISVVLAWALYSTSSMAF, encoded by the exons ATGGCAGGCACCCAACGCCTTCCTCTTCACACCCAGATGCTTATGCCCCGGGCCGGCATAAACCGAGCATTCGCACTTCTCTACTCTTGTGCCATCTTAGCTCTACTCTATCACCATTTCATTGATCTACTCCAGTCCACCTCCATGGTCTCCGTCTTCCTTCTTCTGGCTGATTCAGTCCTAGCTTTCATGTGGGTGACCGCACAGGCTTTTCGCATGTATCCAACCCATCGTCAGGTTTTCGTCGAACACCTTGAGCATTACGTCAAGGAGAGTGATTATCCGGGGCTTGATGTGTTTATATGCACTGCTGATCCATACAAGGAGCCACCTATGGATGTGGCGAACACAGCTCTATCTGTGATGGCATGTGATTATCCGACAGAGAAGTTGTCGGTATATGTATCGGATGATGGAGGTTCCAAGCTCACACTCTTTGCTTTCATGGAGGCTGCTAGGTTTGCTGCCCACTGGCTGCCTTATTGCAGGAAGAACAAGGTTGTGGAGAGGTGTCCAAAGGTACATTTTGGATCCTCCAACCCCTCAAGGTTCCCAGAGACCGATCAGATCAAG ATGATGTATGAGAGCATGAGAGTGagggtggagaatgtggtaaAGAGAGGGAGCATAAGCCATGATTATATCACTAAGGAAGGAGAAAGTGAAGCTCTCAGCAGATGGACAGATGGATTTACACCTCAGAACCATCCTCCAGTAGTTCAG GTGCTATTAGAGCATGGCAAAGACAAGGATGTCACTGGCCATGGGATGCCAAACCTTGTATACATCTCCAGAGAGAAAAGCACAGATTCTCCCCACCGTTTCAAGGCTGGTGCCCTTAACGTCCTG CTCCGAGTATCAGCCACCATGACAAATGCACCAGTGATCCTAACCCTGGATAGCGACATGTACTCCAACGATCCACAGACGCCTCTGCGGGCGCTGTGCTACCTTTTAGATCCTTCCATGGATCCAAAACTTGGGTACGTTCAGTTTCCTCAGGTTTTCCATGAGATCAACAAGAATGATATCTATGGGGGTGAACTGAGACATGTGTCTGAAGTTCATATGCCCGGAATGGATGGACTAGCAGGCCCCTTACATGTCGGCTCTGGAGGTTTTTTCCGGCGAAGAGTCTTCTATGGTTGCCCATCTGAAACCCTGGAAATGAACCGGGATCGGCAGGTTAGCCATTCAATCAAGTCTAGAGAGGTTTTGGCAATGGCACACCATGTCGCAGGCTGCAAGTATGAGAACCAAACCGAATGGGGCAGAACG ATGGGTTTTAGGTATGGCTCTTTGGTTGAGGACGTGTACACAAGCTGTCTGCTGCAATGTGAAGGATGGAAGTCCATTTATTGTAATCCTAAATGGCCTGCATTTCTAGGGAAGTCACCCATCAACCTCCATGATTCTCTGAATCAAACCATGAGATGGTCAGTTGGCCTTCTTGAAATTGCCTTCTCCAGATATAGCCCAATCACCTTTGGAGTCCAATCGATAAGCCTCCTTTCAGGGCTATGTTTTGCTCATTATACCTTCTGGGCGATTTGGGCGATTCCAGTCACCATCTATGCCTTTCTCCCCCAGCTAGCTCTGCTCAATTCTGCCTCAATATTCCCAAAG ATATCAGATCCTTGGTGTTGGTTATACGTGGTTCTTTTCCTTGGAGCCTATGGACAAGACTATCTTGAGTTTGTATTATCCGGCGGGCCGACACAAAGGTGGTGGAACCATCAGAGGGCGTGGATGATGAGGGGACTGTCGAGTTTCACGTTCGGATTGGTTGAGTACTTGCTGAAGTATGTTGGCATATCCACATTTGGGTTTAATGTGACGAGCAAGGTGGTTGAAGAAGAACAAAGCAAGCGATACCAGCAGGGGATCTTCGAGTTTGGAGTCCCATCCCCGGTTTTCTTGCCGCTAACCACAACAGCAATAATCAACTTGGTCGCATTCCTATCCGGCATTGCTCAAGCCGGCAGGCAAAGAAGCATAGAAGATGTGTTTCTTCAACTGTTCTTGGCTGGTTTTGCAGTGGTGAACTGCTGGCCAGTATATGAAGCCATGGCCTGGAGGAGAGACCAAGGGAAATTGCCTCTGAAAATTACTGTGATTTCTGTAGTTCTAGCATGGGCTCTTTACTCAACATCCTCTATGGCATTTTGA